tacacagtAACTTGATATCCAAACACTCCTTATGTGAACCCGTTGGTCTGCTTGCTTGCTTTTGTTCCCCTTTTTAATCATAAGATAACTTCATATTTGTGCTGGCTGACACGACATAAAGCCAACACCTCTTTTGAATGTAGGAACAACCATTCAAAGTATAAAAAGGGAGTCGGGTGGAGCTATTTACACTCAAATGGCCATTTacactgtgcaggctggagaGACAACCAATGTGGGACAGCAGAGGAGGGTTATGGGTGGGAGTTAGCTTGTCAGACAAACATCTGTAGGTGGGGATGAAGGCCGTCGTGTTCTTTATATTCACATACAGTTCTTCTCCCATGGTACACTGATATACAGCATATATGtccccctcttcctccacccatatctttctttctatctcaCCTACCTCACTCTCCAAACACTCCCACACCCTGCATATCTCACACTTGTGTGATTTTGTAACATGACTAAATGCAGTTTCTCACCCTGCAGCCCAGGAAACAAAGGGTGTTAAATGACTGAATCCATGCTTCCTGCTGGAAATCTGTGAGTGAGATGTCCTTACtattaacaaaataatacatataCTGGTCCTAcctcagaataaaaacagaaaacacacatgatcAGTGAGGTTTATTGGCATTAATGAAGCAATTAACCATCTGTATGTgtaaatttaaacataaatgatCATATTTTAAGTAAGAGTTATGCCATCCCCTCACCTTCCTCACTCTGCCTCCATAATCTTTCAGGTGTCATGGATGATGAGGACGATCGCCGTCTTCTGGATATTTTAGGGTAACAACCACTCAATAAAACTGGCATTTTACATTAATACATTACGAGTGTACAGTCATTTTTATGAATGGATGCACTGATTTTTAGTATTGAATCAATAGTTTGGCTTGTGTTACAAAAGTTCCTCTTTGAAATAAAAGCCACAAGTATCTGCAAGCtcctgttttcttaaattagGGAAGTTAATGAGCTAATGATCCATTCACACAAGATTTATTATAACTCTGCTTTGGATGAGTTAAACCACACgtaagtttagttttagttttacgCAACTAAACCTCTCTTCTGTACCCTTTTTCAGAGATGTGGATGCATTGAATGATTATCTCCATGGCAGCAAGTCTGTGAGTGACTCTTTCACAGTCTTTCCTTACAGCGTCTGTCTGACCTCACTTTGATGCATAAAGAAACTCGAGTGCGCTTACTctcttatgttttgttttatctctgCAGATTGAGGAGGATGATGTAACTAATGCAGCTTATGGGTCGGATGGATCCTTCTTTGCTAGTGACACGGTGAGTGTACCTGTGATCATCTTGATCCGACACAATATTAACAGAGAAAGAGCTTTTTCTCAGCTTTTTAGAGAGATTTGAGTTGTTGCGTCATTGTTAGGAATCTATAAATGCTCTTAAGAGGCAAGGAAAGCTGCCTGAACAGTTTTCTTATTGTGGTTTTGTGCTAGAAGACAGACCTAAAGGAATGCAGTCTTATTTGCAGTTTACAAGCAAAGCGTCTTCTCATTTTTCTCTAAATGCTTCTTTCAGACTGGCTCCAACACTGGCCTCAAGGATGGCTCTTCTTCAATGGGTGAATTCGGCGAGGATTCAGCAGGGGCAGGCCTCCAGCTCTCCAGCAGCCTTTCATTTATCGAGGATGAATTGGGGCCAGAGACCTCCCCTGGTGGGGTGGATCTTGGAGGAGAGGACCAGCCCTTCGATATCCTACAGAAGTCTCTCATGGAGGCAGATATCACGGAGCAGACGTTGGCCCAGGAGGCCTTACTGGACTCACAGCCCGCTCCCACTCTAGTGCAGGCTCCCGTTCCATTCCCCTCCCAGCTGGTCTCTGGGGGTTATGGAGGGGGAGTGGGTATGGTGACCACGGCGACAGCTGCGTTCCCTGCAGGCCAGTTCCTTCAAGGCGTGTCCCAACTGCCCAATGGCTCTGCCCAACACATCCAGGTGTTGGGCTCGTTCGGGACGGGCGGTGGTGTGATGACTCTGAGCAGCTTGGAGAGATCTCCTCAGATTGTGCTGAGGCCAGGGGTGCCTGTATCTTCAGCAGGTACCCCAACAGGGGGACAGGTGTTTGCCCCTGCCCAAGGGCAGATAGGCCAAGTCGgtttaccttttaaaaacatccCCCTTCAAAACATCATCATCCAGAGAGGCCCGGGAGGGACCCAGACTCTTGTAAGACCTATCCAGCCTAAGCCCCTTCAAGCTGGGGCCCAGACTGTCTACAGCCTTGGTCTCCAGCCCACCACCATGGCTAATGTAGTTAACGCTAACACTGCTGCTCCTGGGGGACAGTACACAGCCAATGGCTCCATTGTAGTGCAGCCATCCCTGGAGCAGCAACAAGCACAGGCCCAGACAAACATACCACCTGGACAGTTCTTGCTGCCCAGCTCTTTGGCGCTTACTCCGACCAACACCATCCACAACGGCCCCGCTGACCCCAACTCAAATACCCTAATTACCAGTCAGAACGCGGTGCAGATTGTTGCAGGGCAGAACTTCACTTCACCACCGGGAGGCCAGCTAATTTTGAATCAGGGAGTCGTCGGTGGGAGTCAGGTTGGAGGGGGTGTAACTCAAACATGGACTTGTGCGAGCTCCACCCCTGTGCAGACATCGTGCACCCCCGGGCGGCTGACTCTGGTTGGCCCTGCGACAGCAGGGATCAGCGGTCAGTGCCAAGTGACGGCGAGCCCTGTCCAACGCCTCCTAGTGACTCAGACTCAGAATTGCACTTCTCTGTCCCCTTTACCTGGTACTGTGACACAGGAGCAACAAGACTACAGACAGGTATAATCCAGAGTTCCTGGTggtatttctgtctctttcctgaAACCTGTTTTCTGacttgtgttttgattttttcagAATTCTTCATCGCCTGCCCTCAAACAGGACAGGCAGGTGCAGCTCAGCAGCATCCATGGTAAACAAACCCTGATTCATTATCTTGTCaattatgtatttaaatgttgtgtGCCGTACTTTGACCTAACAaggttgctttgtttttgtcagccATGACTACCATGACTCAAGATTCAACGCTAAACTCTCAGGTACATCACTCAGTCTGCACATCAGTTGTTTTGCACTCATGTCGATGTATATTTAAGGTGAAATACGCTGATGGAGGTGGTATTATGAAACCTTTGGCATGTACACTTTCTCTCTACAGGCCAGCGCTCAGAAGAGAC
The nucleotide sequence above comes from Larimichthys crocea isolate SSNF chromosome XVI, L_crocea_2.0, whole genome shotgun sequence. Encoded proteins:
- the bicral gene encoding BRD4-interacting chromatin-remodeling complex-associated protein-like: MDDEDDRRLLDILGDVDALNDYLHGSKSIEEDDVTNAAYGSDGSFFASDTTGSNTGLKDGSSSMGEFGEDSAGAGLQLSSSLSFIEDELGPETSPGGVDLGGEDQPFDILQKSLMEADITEQTLAQEALLDSQPAPTLVQAPVPFPSQLVSGGYGGGVGMVTTATAAFPAGQFLQGVSQLPNGSAQHIQVLGSFGTGGGVMTLSSLERSPQIVLRPGVPVSSAGTPTGGQVFAPAQGQIGQVGLPFKNIPLQNIIIQRGPGGTQTLVRPIQPKPLQAGAQTVYSLGLQPTTMANVVNANTAAPGGQYTANGSIVVQPSLEQQQAQAQTNIPPGQFLLPSSLALTPTNTIHNGPADPNSNTLITSQNAVQIVAGQNFTSPPGGQLILNQGVVGGSQVGGGVTQTWTCASSTPVQTSCTPGRLTLVGPATAGISGQCQVTASPVQRLLVTQTQNCTSLSPLPGTVTQEQQDYRQNSSSPALKQDRQVQLSSIHAMTTMTQDSTLNSQASAQKRPALPPLTRGGMILQQLRKDHAGVQTSDRRRFATIDDALQRLLPYHVFQGAPPSQDEFSLVDEEFEVVATQVLKRTHAMVNKYRRLLLVEAERSSPSSEMVMIDRTFNQEERSNLTQDKRMVLVDPDTFLEDFCCGMKSKLFQDPLPSQSLSSCSWNQSDKGSTEPPYRTDSQSGYGDPGGGGGGGGAAAAAVGTGTGAGDKLHPPHLENKSVLELKRSQQHYGPSSGSNNSLTAANSYPQGNPPTPYAATPGGQTHFQVSHHPIQPQYTPQLTSPPHPDTDSALEAAVNSILEC